One window of Triplophysa rosa linkage group LG10, Trosa_1v2, whole genome shotgun sequence genomic DNA carries:
- the cldn23l gene encoding claudin-23, whose product MHTPASMLMGVVFAPLGLVLVFTAAITPQWREGQARVGAAGRGGAKELLLLRSDGLWESCLQVVHSEVKECWPVSGSYQQDARLRLVQEMVLSSLVLCGVGIVLASVGVRCWTDIPLRSVAAAGGLLVALAGILSLAALGVYTRHLSKLGIEVDLIPPETQEVNMHKTPRLTLHPAGSLYFGWVGAWVQVLGGAALLFGFKSMQCPTCPKQRLKDSAEMYEVNC is encoded by the coding sequence ATGCACACTCCCGCGTCCATGCTGATGGGGGTGGTGTTTGCTCCCTTGGGCCTTGTGCTGGTGTTCACCGCAGCAATCACGCCCCAGTGGAGGGAGGGGCAGGCGCGGGTGGGTGCGGCAGGGCGGGGCGGAGCAAAGGAGCTCCTCCTACTTCGATCAGATGGACTGTGGGAAAGCTGTCTGCAGGTGGTGCACTCTGAGGTTAAAGAATGCTGGCCGGTGTCGGGCTCATATCAACAGGACGCTCGGCTTCGACTGGTCCAGGAGATGGTGCTGTCATCGCTCGTCCTGTGTGGCGTGGGGATCGTACTCGCTAGCGTGGGGGTTCGTTGTTGGACCGATATCCCTCTCAGGAGTGTAGCGGCAGCCGGTGGCCTGTTGGTGGCGCTAGCGGGCATACTCAGTCTGGCTGCTTTAGGGGTCTACACACGTCATCTCTCAAAGTTGGGGATCGAGGTGGATTTAATTCCACCTGAGACCCAGGAAGTCAACATGCACAAAACACCGAGACTAACGCTACACCCGGCTGGGTCGCTGTACTTTGGGTGGGTGGGTGCTTGGGTACAGGTGCTGGGAGGTGCAGCTTTGTTGTTTGGGTTTAAAAGTATGCAGTGTCCAACCTGTCCCAAACAGAGACTCAAAGACAGTGCCGAGATGTATGAGGTGAACTGTTAG
- the cnksr1 gene encoding connector enhancer of kinase suppressor of ras 1 isoform X1 — translation MEPVTSWSTERVAEWLKGLDAPLHQYSFSEWHLSGSDLLHLTSARLEKLGVHKIGHQELILEAVEKLCALTYSIGGETLRSLTEKLNALAHTLQMTIQGRWRVNSSDGQSATTLPQQILQAVVDVITATKGLISLLNRYQFSQQTGDKASEKLIDLCKDLDTTVHKDIAVFEKEKDIISICRRLVAVCDEILTVSPQSLLTHTAQLESIDLVPVSPGDHVGIEITTTGSRNHFVTGTAAESPTELCEKILAGDEVLQVNGQIVVGWSRAKLVKKLEENPNGVTLVLRRLPVFLNRKESRAKSEREEEEEEEEEKGRHSLLGRVAASVRSFKSGPDGTHHSRREKSVLASDQSPNGHQSNTLKSHQFGTDSQRASRNSLEAGSPADRSPSPQNVELNRASTSSCPDMAGLLEEKENKKVSTKGTRTAMSRRRVSCRELGRPDFDGWLWKKRKDASVFMTQKWQRFWFVLKGPTLYWYTSQQEEKAEGLIKIGSYNIESAGEHKRKYVFKMCHKRFHNFIFAAENVSDMSRWINCLITAIQKHKKSLQSQPDSEEDCYSETESEEESSHSPLTHRKKPAATQSNTLPRTKGKKNRSSTPEPMTISQAGGRKIAGKVDEMDEMFHSLKKGGVSLIGQNQPITHDQLRKSFIKRNKNPVINEKIHTLRALQSTLKAKEAELQLINKVLEDSELTPKNFREWKQFNEELLQDIEKAKAMPSTETVSRGDDEARGLNFSDGEQLVDAEISDDGGSTPKDATVFLQTHSTDKDNTTPMENYFYI, via the exons TGGAAAAACTCTGTGCTTTG ACATACAGCATTGGAGGGGAGACTCTGCGCAGTTTGACAGAGAAACTGAACGCCTTGGCTCACACTCTGCAGATGACCATACAAGGCCGCTGGCGTGTTAATTCCAGTGATGGGCAGAGCGCCACCACTCTGCCACAACAGATACTGCAGGCGGTGGTGGATGTGATCACAGCAACCAAAGGTCTTATATCTCTGCTCAACAG ATACCAGTTTTCACAGCAGACTGGAGACAAAGCAAGTGAGAAACTCATCGATCTCTGTAAAGATTTGGACACCACTGTGCATAAG GACATCGCTGTGTTTGAAAAGGAGAAGGACATCATCTCTATT tGCCGTCGGTTAGTTGCAGTTTGTGATGAGATTTTGACCGTGAGTCCACAGTCTCTTCTTACTCATACTGCACAGCTGGAAAGTATCGACCTGGTCCCAGTCTCACCAGGAGATCACGTG GGAATTGAGATCACCACCACAGGATCCAGAAATCATTTTGTCACTGGAACAGCAGCTGAG TCACCCACAGAGTTGTGTGAGAAGATCTTAGCAGGAGATGAGGTCCTTCAAGTCAACGGTCAGATAGTG GTTGGCTGGAGTAGAGCAAAGCTTGTTAAAAAACTGGAGGAGAATCCAAATGGAGTCACTCTGGTTTTAAGGAGGCTTCCAGTGTTCCTGAATCGGAAGGAGAGCCGAGCCAAGTCTGAG agggaagaggaggaggaggaagaggaagagaAAGGCAGACATTCTTTGCTTGGGAGGGTGGCAGCCTCTGTGCGCTCATTCAA ATCAGGACCAGACGGCACACATCACAGTAGACGGGAGAAATCGGTGCTCGCTAGTGATCAAAGTCCAAATGGACATCAGTCAAACACCCTAAAAAGCCATCAGTTTGGTACAG ACTCTCAGCGTGCAAGTCGGAACAGTTTGGAAGCGGGCTCACCAGCAGACAGGAGTCCGTCCCCACAGAACGTAGAGCTCAACAGAGCCAGTACCAGCTCTTGTCCCGACATGGCTGGACTACTG GAGGAAAAGGAGAACAAGAAGGTCTCTACTAAAG GAACGAGGACAGCGATGAGCCGCAGGAGGGTGTCCTGTCGAGAGCTCGGCCGTCCGGACTTTGACGGTTGGCTCTGGAAGAAGAGAAAGGATGCGAGCGTGTTCATGACTCAGAAATGGCAGAGATTTTGGTTCGTCCTGAAAGGTCCAACACTGTATTGGTATACCAGTCAACAG GAGGAGAAGGCGGAGGGCTTGATCAAGATTGGCAGCTACAATATTGAAAGCGCAGGGGAACACAAGAGGAAGTA tGTATTTAAAATGTGCCACAAGCGCTTTCACAATTTCATCTTCGCTGCGGAGAATGTGAGCGACATGAGCAG atGGATTAACTGTTTAATAACAGCCATTCAGAAACACAAGAAATCTCTCCAAAGTCAGCCGGATAGTGAAGAAG actgTTACAGTGAAACTGAATCTGAGGAAGAATCATCTCATTCACCTCTCACTCACCGGAAAAAGCCAGCTGCG ACTCAATCAAACACACTCCCCCGAACAAAGGGTAAAAAGAACAGGTCATCAACGCCAGAGCCAATGACGATTTCACAGGCAGGGGGCCGTAAAATAGCAG GAAAGGTAGATGAGATGGATGAAATGTTTCATAGCCTGAAGAAAGGAGGAGtgtctctgattggtcagaatcAGCCAATTACTCACGACCAGCTCCGTAAATCCTTCATCAAACGCAACAAGAACCCTGTCATCAATGAGAAAATTCACACACTCCGTGCCCTCCAGAGTACACTCAAG gCAAAGGAGGCAGAGCTACAGCTTATTAATAAGGTCTTAGAGGATTCTGAGCTCACACCAAAAAATTTTCGTGAGTGGAAGCAGTTTAATGAAGAGCTGCTTCAGGACATTGAGAAGGCGAAAGCCATGCCCAGTACAGAGACAGTTTCCAGGGGTGACGACGAGGCAAGGGGACTGAACTTTAGTGATGGTGAACAGCTTGTAGATGCTGAAATATCTGATGATGGAGGCTCCACCCCTAAAGATGCAACAGTGTTTTTGCAGACACATAGCACAGACAAGGACAATACGACACCTATGGAAAACTACTTTTACATATGA
- the grhl3 gene encoding grainyhead-like protein 3 homolog, producing MTKEIEALMVQQNESFSYLRHSDNYIMDSWPYMDDLSKSKTEEALNNLYETCKTPKDQKVTPCARESSAYKGMERTPNSSPPELATLENAHIMKLLSDNISISHSKQVLPGTDSYTGDSYDKQVINNIFDSILLSATQKPWQSDQAFADANQESLTFSTPFAGQTSPIYSDSYSNSPQERYRNDFQFILGAPQASHHKTTEIPMVYLNKGQFYPITLQGVDSTAGVACSKVKTVIMAVFENDKSPEMQLKYWNHWHARQPTAKQRVIDIADYKEVFSGITNVEEVAFNALSFIWNTNEEAKVHIGINSLSTDFSSQKGVKGLPLNLQIDTYDYSSGNNQLIHRAVCQVKIFCDKGAERKMRDEERKRSKRRTKNVADNTSKQALVSSSVGKDCTYFKTLDDHVTQPVLFIPEMHFSTMQRCGLVPPVNVEEGDRNSLKRVNCYADSGDKSSSPPSKQLRRDEQQRVLLYVRRETEEVFDALMLNTPTLKGLREAISEKYGMQEDTIGKIFKKCKRGIFVNMDDNIIEHYSNHSAFLIEISEVMVNHFQVALMEL from the exons ATGACCAAAGAGATTGA GGCTCTCATGGTACAACAGAACGAGAGTTTCAGCTATCTGCGTCATTCAGACAATTACATCATGGACTCTTGGCCTTACATGGACGACCTCAGCAAGAGTAAAACTGAAGAAGCCCTTAACAACCTCTACGAGACATGCAag ACCCCAAAAGACCAAAAGGTGACACCGTGTGCTCGTGAAAGCAGTGCGTACAAAGGCATGGAGAG GACGCCGAACAGCTCTCCTCCTGAACTGGCTACGCTGGAGAACGCTCACATCATGAAGCTGCTTTCTGATAACATTTCTATTAGTCACTCAAAGCAAGTGCTGCCGGGCACTGACAGCTACACGGGCGACAGCTATGATAAGCAAGTCATCAACAACATCTTCGACTCGATCCTGCTCTCGGCGACGCAAAAACCGTGGCAGTCGGATCAGGCATTCGCGGATGCTAACCAAGAG TCGCTCACCTTCAGCACTCCCTTTGCGGGACAGACAAGCCCTATATATTCAGATTCCTATTCTAACTCCCCTCAAGAGAGATACAG GAATGATTTCCAGTTCATTCTTGGTGCCCCGCAAGCTTCCCATCACAAGACCACAGAAATACCGATGGTGTACCTCAACAAGGGTCAGTTTTACCCCATTACCCTGCAGGGAGTGGACAGCACTGCGGGAGTGGCATGCAGCAAAGTAAAA acggTGATCATGGCTGTGTTTGAGAATGACAAGAGTCCTGAGATGCAACTGAAATACTGGAACCACTGGCACGCACGACAGCCGACCGCTAAACAGAGGGTCATAGATATTG CCGACTACAAGGAAGTCTTCAGTGGAATAACTAATGTGGAGGAGGTTGCTTTCAACGCACTGTCCTTCATCTGGAACACCAATGAGGAGGCGAAG GTGCACATCGGCATCAATTCTCTGAGCACTGATTTCTCCTCCCAAAAGGGGGTCAAAGGCCTTCCTCTGAATCTGCAGATCGACACTTACGATTACAGCTCAGGGAACAACCAGCTCATTCACAGAGCTGTTTGTCAGGTCAAGATCTTCTGCGATAAG GGAGcagagaggaagatgagagaTGAGGAGAGGAAGAGATCCAAGAGGAGAACCAAGAATGTTGCAGATAATA CTTCTAAACAGGCTTTGGTCTCCAGTTCGGTTGGAAAGGACTGCACATATTTCAAGACTCTGGATGATCACGTCACACAACCTGTTTTATTCATCCCTGAGATGCACTTCAGCACCATGCAGCGCTGCGGCCTG GTGCCCCCTGTTAATGTGGAGGAGGGCGACAGGAACTCATTGAAACGTGTTAACTGCTACGCGGACAGCGGCGATAAAAGCAGTTCCCCACCAAGCAAACAACTACGTCGAGATGAGCAACAGAGAG TTCTGCTGTATGTAAGGCGAGAAACCGAGGAAGTGTTTGATGCCCTTATGTTAAACACGCCAACCCTCAAGGGCCTGAGAGAAGCG ATTTCAGAAAAGTACGGTATGCAAGAAGACACCATTGGGAAAATCTTCAAGAAATGCAAAAGAGG GATCTTTGTGAACATGGATGACAACATCATCGAGCATTACAGCAACCACTCGGCCTTCCTCATCGAGATTTCCGAAGTCATGGTCAACCACTTCCAGGTCGCGCTTATGGAGTTATAA
- the cnksr1 gene encoding connector enhancer of kinase suppressor of ras 1 isoform X2 has translation MEPVTSWSTERVAEWLKGLDAPLHQYSFSEWHLSGSDLLHLTSARLEKLGVHKIGHQELILEAVEKLCALTYSIGGETLRSLTEKLNALAHTLQMTIQGRWRVNSSDGQSATTLPQQILQAVVDVITATKGLISLLNRYQFSQQTGDKASEKLIDLCKDLDTTVHKDIAVFEKEKDIISICRRLVAVCDEILTVSPQSLLTHTAQLESIDLVPVSPGDHVSPTELCEKILAGDEVLQVNGQIVVGWSRAKLVKKLEENPNGVTLVLRRLPVFLNRKESRAKSEREEEEEEEEEKGRHSLLGRVAASVRSFKSGPDGTHHSRREKSVLASDQSPNGHQSNTLKSHQFGTDSQRASRNSLEAGSPADRSPSPQNVELNRASTSSCPDMAGLLEEKENKKVSTKGTRTAMSRRRVSCRELGRPDFDGWLWKKRKDASVFMTQKWQRFWFVLKGPTLYWYTSQQEEKAEGLIKIGSYNIESAGEHKRKYVFKMCHKRFHNFIFAAENVSDMSRWINCLITAIQKHKKSLQSQPDSEEDCYSETESEEESSHSPLTHRKKPAATQSNTLPRTKGKKNRSSTPEPMTISQAGGRKIAGKVDEMDEMFHSLKKGGVSLIGQNQPITHDQLRKSFIKRNKNPVINEKIHTLRALQSTLKAKEAELQLINKVLEDSELTPKNFREWKQFNEELLQDIEKAKAMPSTETVSRGDDEARGLNFSDGEQLVDAEISDDGGSTPKDATVFLQTHSTDKDNTTPMENYFYI, from the exons TGGAAAAACTCTGTGCTTTG ACATACAGCATTGGAGGGGAGACTCTGCGCAGTTTGACAGAGAAACTGAACGCCTTGGCTCACACTCTGCAGATGACCATACAAGGCCGCTGGCGTGTTAATTCCAGTGATGGGCAGAGCGCCACCACTCTGCCACAACAGATACTGCAGGCGGTGGTGGATGTGATCACAGCAACCAAAGGTCTTATATCTCTGCTCAACAG ATACCAGTTTTCACAGCAGACTGGAGACAAAGCAAGTGAGAAACTCATCGATCTCTGTAAAGATTTGGACACCACTGTGCATAAG GACATCGCTGTGTTTGAAAAGGAGAAGGACATCATCTCTATT tGCCGTCGGTTAGTTGCAGTTTGTGATGAGATTTTGACCGTGAGTCCACAGTCTCTTCTTACTCATACTGCACAGCTGGAAAGTATCGACCTGGTCCCAGTCTCACCAGGAGATCACGTG TCACCCACAGAGTTGTGTGAGAAGATCTTAGCAGGAGATGAGGTCCTTCAAGTCAACGGTCAGATAGTG GTTGGCTGGAGTAGAGCAAAGCTTGTTAAAAAACTGGAGGAGAATCCAAATGGAGTCACTCTGGTTTTAAGGAGGCTTCCAGTGTTCCTGAATCGGAAGGAGAGCCGAGCCAAGTCTGAG agggaagaggaggaggaggaagaggaagagaAAGGCAGACATTCTTTGCTTGGGAGGGTGGCAGCCTCTGTGCGCTCATTCAA ATCAGGACCAGACGGCACACATCACAGTAGACGGGAGAAATCGGTGCTCGCTAGTGATCAAAGTCCAAATGGACATCAGTCAAACACCCTAAAAAGCCATCAGTTTGGTACAG ACTCTCAGCGTGCAAGTCGGAACAGTTTGGAAGCGGGCTCACCAGCAGACAGGAGTCCGTCCCCACAGAACGTAGAGCTCAACAGAGCCAGTACCAGCTCTTGTCCCGACATGGCTGGACTACTG GAGGAAAAGGAGAACAAGAAGGTCTCTACTAAAG GAACGAGGACAGCGATGAGCCGCAGGAGGGTGTCCTGTCGAGAGCTCGGCCGTCCGGACTTTGACGGTTGGCTCTGGAAGAAGAGAAAGGATGCGAGCGTGTTCATGACTCAGAAATGGCAGAGATTTTGGTTCGTCCTGAAAGGTCCAACACTGTATTGGTATACCAGTCAACAG GAGGAGAAGGCGGAGGGCTTGATCAAGATTGGCAGCTACAATATTGAAAGCGCAGGGGAACACAAGAGGAAGTA tGTATTTAAAATGTGCCACAAGCGCTTTCACAATTTCATCTTCGCTGCGGAGAATGTGAGCGACATGAGCAG atGGATTAACTGTTTAATAACAGCCATTCAGAAACACAAGAAATCTCTCCAAAGTCAGCCGGATAGTGAAGAAG actgTTACAGTGAAACTGAATCTGAGGAAGAATCATCTCATTCACCTCTCACTCACCGGAAAAAGCCAGCTGCG ACTCAATCAAACACACTCCCCCGAACAAAGGGTAAAAAGAACAGGTCATCAACGCCAGAGCCAATGACGATTTCACAGGCAGGGGGCCGTAAAATAGCAG GAAAGGTAGATGAGATGGATGAAATGTTTCATAGCCTGAAGAAAGGAGGAGtgtctctgattggtcagaatcAGCCAATTACTCACGACCAGCTCCGTAAATCCTTCATCAAACGCAACAAGAACCCTGTCATCAATGAGAAAATTCACACACTCCGTGCCCTCCAGAGTACACTCAAG gCAAAGGAGGCAGAGCTACAGCTTATTAATAAGGTCTTAGAGGATTCTGAGCTCACACCAAAAAATTTTCGTGAGTGGAAGCAGTTTAATGAAGAGCTGCTTCAGGACATTGAGAAGGCGAAAGCCATGCCCAGTACAGAGACAGTTTCCAGGGGTGACGACGAGGCAAGGGGACTGAACTTTAGTGATGGTGAACAGCTTGTAGATGCTGAAATATCTGATGATGGAGGCTCCACCCCTAAAGATGCAACAGTGTTTTTGCAGACACATAGCACAGACAAGGACAATACGACACCTATGGAAAACTACTTTTACATATGA